AAACCTTGCCAATTATTTGTAAACCACTCTATAATCATATAATGCCTTCGGCCTATTTGGTCAGGGAAGAAAATTGTCAGGACTGTAGAGTCTTAAAAAAGGAGTGTCTATGTCCGGTTCATTAGCACTGATAGCAGTCGGTGGAAATTCTCTTATTGCAGATAAAGATCATATGACTGTAGAAGATCAATATAAGGCTGTTTGTCAGACAGCCGAGCATATTGCCGATCTTGTTGAAACAGGAATGAAAGTCGTGGTTACCCATGGGAATGGTCCTCAGGTAGGGTTTATTCTGAGACGTTCAGAAATAGCCAGAGAAGTAGCACAAATGCATCCAGTACCCCTTGTCAGCTGTGATGCGGATACCCAGGGAGCCATTGGATATCAGATTCAGCAGGCTCTGGATAATGAATTCAGAAAAAGAAACATAAAGATGACAGCAGCAACCGTTGTAACACAGGTTCTGGTTGATGCTGAAGATTCGGCATTTAAGAAGCCCGCAAAACCAATCGGGCAGTTTTATACAGAAGATGAAGCGGAACTTCTTAGAAATGCCTATCCTGAATGGACATTGGTGGAAGATGCGGGCAGAGGATTCAGAAGAGTTGTAGCCTCCCCTCTACCTAAGAAGATTATTGAGCTTGGTGCCATCAAGGCACTGCTCAAAGAGGACTACTGTGTTATTGCCGCCGGTGGTGGAGGTATCCCTGTTATTGAAAATGATGAAGGAATGCTGGAAGGCCGGGATGCTGTAATTGATAAGGATTTTGCATCCGCCTATCTGTCATACGAAGTGGGAGCCGATATTTTTATCATATCTACGGGAGTCAAAGAAGTCTGTCTGAATTTTGGAAAGCCCGAACAGAAAACTTTGAACAATATAAGCACAGAAGAAGCCAGGCAGTATATGAAGGAAGGCCATTTTGCCCCCGGCAGCATGGCTCCGAAGATTCAGGCAGCCCTTGATTTTCTGGATCGCGGCGGTAAGGAAGTGATTATCACCAATCCGGGTAATATCAAAGATGCCGTACTGAATGGATCGGGTACTCATATTTCTTAAAAATTGGATCTGAGCTTTTGATCATAGCTCATTATTGTGATAAATATATTGATAGGCACATAGGCCTTACTAAAGAAACAACGGAGTGATATTACTCACTCCGAAAGTATGTATAGGAGCAAACAATGGATAGAATTGGAATTGAAGAACGGATTAAAGATCTTTCCTGCCTGAGAGCAGAGAATATGTATTTAAATGACTTTCTACTGACCTGGGACAAGACTGATGATGAAATCGCAGCAATCTTTGAAGTAGCTGAGATAATGAGAGGTATGCGGGAATGCAATATTTCCCCCAAAGCTTTTGAAAGTGGTCTTGGAATTTCTCTGTTCAGAGATAATTCAACAAGAACCCGCTTCAGCTATGCCAGTGCCCTGAATCTTCTGGGCCTTAAAGATCAGGATCTGGATGAAGGAAAATCTCAGATTGCTCATGGTGAAACTGTTCGTGAGACTGCAAACATGATCAGCTTTATGGCTGATGTCATCGGTATCAGAGACGACATGTATATCGGTAAGGGTCATACCTATATGAAGGAAGTGGCTAAGGCTGTTGAAGAAGGATATAGAGACGGTGTGCTGGAGCAGCGCCCCACCCTTGTAAACCTTCAGTGTGACATCGACCACCCCACTCAGAGCATGGCAGATGCACTTCACATCATTAACCAGTTAGGTGGAGTTGAAAACCTTAAGGGTAAGAAACTTGCCATGACATGGGCCTATTCTCCCTCCTATGGAAAACCTCTTTCAGTACCACAGGGAATCATTGGTCTCTTGACCCGTTTTGGTATGGATGTAACCCTTGCTCATCCTGAAGGCTACGAAGTCATGCCCGAAGTAGAAGCTATTGCACAGAAAAATGCAGATGCCTCTGGTGGAAGTTTTGTAAAAACCAACTCTATGGCAGAAGCATTCAAAGATGCTGATATTGTCTATCCCAAGAGCTGGGCACCCTTCAGTGCAATGGAAAAAAGAACTGACCTCTATGCTGAGGGTGATGATGCAGGAATCAAGGCACTTGAAAAAGAACTGCTGGCACAGAATGCCAAACATAAAGACTGGGAATGTACAGAAGAGCTTATGAAAACCACCAAAAACGGTGAAGCTCTTTATATGCACTGCCTTCCTGCGGATATCTCCGGAGTAAGCTGTGAAGAAGGTGAGGTTGAAGCATCAGTATTTGACCGCTACAGAGTTCCCCTTTACAAGGAAGCAAGCTTCAAACCCTATGTTATTGCAGCCATGATTTTTACAAGTAAATTCAAAAATCCTTCTGAGAAGCTGATGGAAATGCTGAAAAAAGATACAAAGAGAATTATCTAATTCAATCAAAATCTTAAATTATTAGAAATAAAAAAAGAGCAGTTCACGACGAACTGCTCTTTTTTTATTGCCGGAAATATTTTGGCAGGTTCCCTTATCTGCTGCCCAGACCTTTTAGAAAGTAACGCATCATCTGATCGCCGCAGGCTCTGTAGTGCTTATGCCCTTTCTTTCTGAACAGAGCAGTCAGTTCAGCTTTCTTAACGACAAAACCACCTTTTCCAATGGTACGGATCATATCATCCTCTTTCAATTCAAAGGCGATTCTGATCTTTCTCATCATAAGATTGTTGCTGATCTCCTCTTCAACCTTAGCCGCTGGTCTTTCTGAAGGACCGCGCTTTTTCAGGATAAGTCCATCCAGAAACTGCAGCATACCCTCATCTGGCAGCTCAGTAAAATCTTCATGATCCTCAGCTTTAAGCATTGCCGAAACTTCAGAGGTCTCAAAGCTGGCACCTCCGAGAGTGAAAATATCATTCATTTCCTGATCTTTTATATCCATTGCATAGCGCAAACTTCTTAATACTGTATTGTTATCCATATTATTCCTTTAAAATCCTGTTTACAAACTCAGACTATAATACTAATCCATTTAAGTATAGGATTATATCATGGCTGCATCATCTTTAGCTTCCTGTCCTCTCTGCGGGGCATCAAAATCCCGGGAATACTTCAATGATAAGAGACGAATCTATCTCTATTGCAGTAATTGCAGCCTGGTTTTTGTTCCTCCAGAGTATCATCTGAATATAGAAGATGAAAAGAGGATCTATGATCTTCATGAGAATGACCCCTATGATGAAGGGTATAGACGTTTCCTCTCTCGCCTGGCGGAGCCCCTGGCAGCCCGCCTCTCAGCTGAAGCAATAGGGTTGGATTTCGGCTGCGGCCCTGGACCGGCTCTCGTTAAGATGCTTGAGGAGAGAGGATTCATCATGTCTTCATACGATAAGTTCTATAACGAAGACAGAAATGCTCTAAAAAAAAGTTATGATTTTATCTGCTCCACAGAAGTTGTAGAGCATTTTCAG
This DNA window, taken from Oceanispirochaeta sp. M1, encodes the following:
- the arcC gene encoding carbamate kinase, with product MSGSLALIAVGGNSLIADKDHMTVEDQYKAVCQTAEHIADLVETGMKVVVTHGNGPQVGFILRRSEIAREVAQMHPVPLVSCDADTQGAIGYQIQQALDNEFRKRNIKMTAATVVTQVLVDAEDSAFKKPAKPIGQFYTEDEAELLRNAYPEWTLVEDAGRGFRRVVASPLPKKIIELGAIKALLKEDYCVIAAGGGGIPVIENDEGMLEGRDAVIDKDFASAYLSYEVGADIFIISTGVKEVCLNFGKPEQKTLNNISTEEARQYMKEGHFAPGSMAPKIQAALDFLDRGGKEVIITNPGNIKDAVLNGSGTHIS
- the ygeW gene encoding knotted carbamoyltransferase YgeW produces the protein MDRIGIEERIKDLSCLRAENMYLNDFLLTWDKTDDEIAAIFEVAEIMRGMRECNISPKAFESGLGISLFRDNSTRTRFSYASALNLLGLKDQDLDEGKSQIAHGETVRETANMISFMADVIGIRDDMYIGKGHTYMKEVAKAVEEGYRDGVLEQRPTLVNLQCDIDHPTQSMADALHIINQLGGVENLKGKKLAMTWAYSPSYGKPLSVPQGIIGLLTRFGMDVTLAHPEGYEVMPEVEAIAQKNADASGGSFVKTNSMAEAFKDADIVYPKSWAPFSAMEKRTDLYAEGDDAGIKALEKELLAQNAKHKDWECTEELMKTTKNGEALYMHCLPADISGVSCEEGEVEASVFDRYRVPLYKEASFKPYVIAAMIFTSKFKNPSEKLMEMLKKDTKRII
- a CDS encoding DUF1456 family protein — protein: MDNNTVLRSLRYAMDIKDQEMNDIFTLGGASFETSEVSAMLKAEDHEDFTELPDEGMLQFLDGLILKKRGPSERPAAKVEEEISNNLMMRKIRIAFELKEDDMIRTIGKGGFVVKKAELTALFRKKGHKHYRACGDQMMRYFLKGLGSR
- a CDS encoding class I SAM-dependent methyltransferase, whose amino-acid sequence is MAASSLASCPLCGASKSREYFNDKRRIYLYCSNCSLVFVPPEYHLNIEDEKRIYDLHENDPYDEGYRRFLSRLAEPLAARLSAEAIGLDFGCGPGPALVKMLEERGFIMSSYDKFYNEDRNALKKSYDFICSTEVVEHFQNPAVEFHRMYGMLNPGGILALMTKMVIDKAAFSKWHYIQDQSHICFYGKKTFEYLAKKYDCTLEFPDRDVIFLHRD